One window of the Oncorhynchus mykiss isolate Arlee chromosome 5, USDA_OmykA_1.1, whole genome shotgun sequence genome contains the following:
- the LOC110523959 gene encoding uncharacterized protein KIAA2026 isoform X2, with translation MKVQTDTCNPSKVPQNDMSDKRDSHHSHFFSLNQDCRSELCSGSQQQKVHLVSSDSKWHSTQCSRLVTEGLSNGTSLENVNVLSHGSSTNDFALRHGVPEISNDLSLPEVYIPTTVRVEEDLSYELQQAYRIFHGFLLEKHKGITTPFLHPIGFKDHTDRAEGQLKQSMCFRRMEEKFVSREYETITEFVADFRLMLENCYRHHGVDHWISKQAQKLEIMLEQKLTLLSRTLREKTTLAVTSKGRFGTEDERGPVGTSTRRRSVPRSLATITVGGNESIMIQALRLEEQQKAKEEKRQRELEKKEAEENSAKEVEEWERSLLSQVAQNPVKTLWELPAIGHFLCLAQAALNLPEIVFFELERCLLMPRCSVFLSKIMSSLLCQPQRRGMLHRRPALTYRRWESELRQRVQGWYYAMGTAEDQGWMAEQLGLSHQFFRTTGEVSPLEENPFHLLPFIQRVWLLKGLCDNVYETQKDVQDAVLGQPIHECRESILGYDGNENAYIHFPHFCGADLRIYCQSASMPPDFPFPAVWVRRVEPDEGISEDSDEQKDSEHLVSMETEDYEEKPGSDRMSGRIKGENGGTSRGGQFHTWGMEEDEDSSVSVEDGDKEDYKPKQNRHTGSSTPSSHIKDFVGRGCVKKKPQEVEYRPDRLQVKQEEGSDSSSSGSSSESCETRLSVGEHSYTGKFPALPGEITGRPSVAVPMRQTDVKVDGDKLTEGLRPCPRCVSRMGAKSEDNHRCRCAKNKASTTSASGAGHTRKMNLTEDNMDRIRAKKKKRKKKREVRAAGGQRRPDRTRLCKAKAAKSTLQRAATNIKKKDKRKKRKMGKKLSSKKKPQLPVEHGFRLVCTSLEELRELISRTEDELDELESTKKRSVSKERWYFRREAVKDLHITLIRLLNELSPWEPKLVKAFHRNRLRLKKDYDDFKKHPDCDNFVREEWVAEDVDRSTGDDTRLTEEEELQQQDQTFQRILWTGEDSVQLRAEALRGSFTVVTRQEMLTLNEHRPSTRGLKRLHSGIDEDPSPIKRGRIGSNEMTTSPEGSEMENRPRETNPAAQRAGETSPVVTPMAGFQRAYKPVQLHTLLAKSVGNKVTLIHHQPGTGVIRHVGQAQSKDCASSMQATKLQPSLPQSSRYLPRPTTPTSKNSQTVHTTPIPKSPIQVVYKIPEGMGLVRKDGSPVKIEVQPILDQKTGNKIMQRVVILPSNMLIQKSEDKSLPQQLRTLQVPAFKDSTPLSQSSGFTMPQHHDNRILTPSTTISPRLQTSLTPGYKIVQLPGCKASSTTQNVIPNRSNPVSAASTDPSKPPDRKQELKTVCIRDSQSILVTTRGGNTGVVKVQSSDQSRPGSIPASPVITISPQFKAFLVSKTFPPAATTVPVVTSSPVAQSRSGPSLLRSSTVTSSTTTRQSPITAVIPMATSQTAGSDVNVAVNQGCTVSSTLAVNTQLLKSIVTVPGKPAGATQTSLVQCVNKPVLKRVGLDEKGRSPPFTKFILVSPSSNITSVAATKVTSTTAPSALPGQSFMFISQSPSTGNPKPASSVSGPTTQSIPTEAMKIGLNLGQAIGSANFRALNKVQSINLLPGSQIRLPQQANLCRPVSALAQSTLKKTFVSASKSGLLATPSSHIVTSTAHLPSSTLLTGSQLQVIPSSSVIPNLIKVAGQPGPSIIRGLISSNTPVSVTTPLSPVKTSLLTSPAQVSQSQNSVGVATPAQMLNTPQSPTAPISTQQSSPVQPAGNTNPVSSTITTLQQKIVINTTATLAGGTQILLNNTRFVVPPQGLGPGQHVLIISSPAVPVAAPSPRGAIPATGVPQGPMLPGLALPAQSPRMARPPGTHQPQQAALRSPTLAAPSTVKVGPSIPVSFTVPRQMVAVRASLSPTSTTTNSSPQVSHWLPAPATIHTHVVAAPHLTQPEGMGGFSLSSLPGSPSAAQMAGVAQSPSKQLPLHTALGVNTPLKAQQLMSFMQPMGVVSRSRTQVLPAVAVPPIGSTVSRMQTLPVATIPSIGSAFSSKQASPVATVSPSNCTIIMTPAQPIRTVMSAETIRMPTVLSNPQQQQILGLGKPPLQPLQAPASAVQTTSPTTKLLVSPDCAVLNLARGPTTITGLPEMANKSLAALVVTPNPPGRVPLPSANTANPLMPTQAE, from the exons ATGAAAGTGCAAACTGATACCTGCAACCCATCCAAGGTTCCACAAAACGACATGTCAGACAAAAGGGACAGCCACCACagtcattttttttctctcaaccaAGACTGTCGGAGTGAACTGTGTTCAGGGTCTCAGCAGCAGAAAGTTCACCTTGTATCATCAGACTCAAAGTGGCACAGCACTCAATGCAGCAGGCTAGTCACCGAAGGACTCAGCAACGGAACCTCCCTGGAGAATGTAAATGTTCTTTCCCACGGTAGTTCTACCAATGATTTTGCACTAAGACATGGGGTGCCTGAAATCTCAAACGACCTGTCATTACCTGAGGTCTACATACCTACCACAGTTAGAGTTGAAGAAGACCTTAGCTATGAGTTACAGCAGGCCTATAGGATATTTCACGGGTTTCTCCTGGAAAAGCACAAAGGCATTACGACTCCATTCTTGCACCCCATCGGCTTCAAGGACCACACTGACAGGGCCGAGGGTCAACTTAAGCAGTCCATGTGTTTCAGAAGGATGGAGGAGAAGTTTGTTAGCCGGGAGTATGAAACCATCACAGAGTTTGTGGCAGACTTCAGGCTGATGTTAGAGAACTGCTACAGGCACCATGGTGTCGACCACTGGATTTCTAAACAGGCGCAGAAATTGGAGATTATGCTTGAGCAGAAATTGACACTGCTGTCAAG GACGCTGCGAGAGAAGACCACTCTGGCGGTGACCTCCAAGGGTCGTTTCGGGACAGAGGATGAGAGGGGGCCTGTGGGCACCTCAACCAGACGGAGGTCCGTGCCTCGCAGCCTGGCAACTATAACAGTGGGGGGAAATGAGTCCATCATGATCCAGGCACTCAGGCTGGAGGAGCAGCAGAAAGCCAAGGAAGAGAAGAG GCAGCGGGAGCTGGAGAAGAAGGAGGCGGAGGAAAACTCAGCCAAGGAAGTAGAGGAGTGGGAGCGCAGTCTTCTCTCCCAGGTGGCCCAGAATCCCGTGAAAACCTTGTGGGAACTCCCTGCCATCGGCCACTTCCTCTGCCTGGCCCAGGCAGCTCTCAACCTCCCAGAGATAGTGTTCTTTGAGCTGGAGCGGTGTCTTCTCATGCCTCGCTGCAGCGTCTTCCTCTCCAAGATCATGAGTTCACTTCTCTGCCAGCCCCAGAGGAGAGGGATGCTCCACCGCCGCCCAGCCCTCACATACCGCCGCTGGGAGTCCGAGCTGCGTCAGAGGGTGCAGGGCTGGTACTATGCTATGGGTACAGCGGAGGATCAGGGCTGGATGGCTGAGCAGCTCGGCCTCTCCCATCAGTTCTTCAGGACGACCGGGGAGGTTAGTCCCCTGGAGGAGAACCCCTTCCATCTCTTACCCTTCATTCAGCGTGTGTGGCTGCTCAAAGGCCTGTGTGACAATGTGTATGAGACCCAGAAGGATGTGCAGGACGCTGTGCTGGGCCAGCCCATCCACGAGTGCCGCGAGTCCATCCTGGGCTATGACGGGAATGAGAACGCCTATATCCACTTCCCGCATTTCTGCGGGGCGGACCTGCGTATCTACTGCCAGAGTGCCAGCATGCCCCCGGACTTCCCCTTTCCAGCTGTCTGGGTCAGGCGGGTGGAGCCTGATGAGGGAATATCAGAGGACTCGGACGAGCAGAAGGACTCTGAGCATCTGGTTTCCATGGAGACAGAGGACTATGAGGAGAAGCCTGGTTCTGACAGAATGAGTGGTAGGATTAAAGGGGAGAATGGGGGCACAAGCAGGGGTGGGCAGTTTCACACGTGGGGaatggaggaggatgaggactCTTCTGTTTCTGTAGAGGATGGTGATAAGGAGGACTATAAGCCTAAACAGAACAGACACACTGGCTCTTCTACTCCCTCCTCACATATCAAGGACTTTGTGGGCAGAGGGTGTGTGAAGAAAAAGCCACAGGAAGTGGAATATAGGCCTGATAGACTCCAGGTGAAACAGGAAGAGGGGTCGGACTCATCCTCCTCTGGGTCATCCTCAGAGTCATGTGAGACGCGTCTCAGTGTGGGGGAACACAGCTATACGGGCAAGTTCCCTGCTCTCCCTGGTGAGATAACAGGTAGGCCTAGTGTGGCTGTACCAATGAGACAGACTGATGTTAAAGTCGACGGGGACAAACTCACTGAGGGGCTGAGGCCATGTCCAAGATGTGTCTCCAGAATGGGGGCAAAGTCAGAGGACAATCATCGCTGCCGTTGTGCCAAGAACAAGGCATCAACAACCTCAGCTTCTGGGGCTGGCCACACCCGCAAGATGAACTTGACAGAGGATAACATGGACAGGATTCGGGCCAagaaaaagaaaaggaaaaaaaagAGGGAGGTACGTGCAGCAGGTGGACAGCGCAGACCAGACAGGACCCGACTCTGCAAGGCCAAGGCAGCTAAATCCACCCTCCAGAGAGCTGCTACCAACATCAAGAAAAAGGACAAGAGAAAAAAACGCAAAATGG GAAAAAAGCTGTCTTCAAAGAAGAAACCTCAACTCCCAGTTGAACACGGATTTAGG TTGGTGTGCACCAGTCTAGAGGAGCTGAGGGAACTCATCAGCAGGACAGAGGATGAGCTGGATGAGCTGGAGAGCACCAAAAAGAGATCTGTTAGtaaa GAAAGGTGGTATTTCAGGAGAGAAGCCGTGAAAGACCTGCACATCACTCTCATAAGGCTGCTCAACGAGCTCTCCCCATGGGAACCCAAACTGGTCAAGGCTTTCCATAGGAACAG GCTACGTTTAAAAAAGGATTATGATGACTTCAAAAAGCACCCCGACTGTGACAACTTTGTCAGAGAGGAGTGGGTGGCAGAGGATGTGGACAGAAGCACAGGTGACGACACTAGGCTGACTGAAGAGGAGGAACTGCAACAGCAGGACCAGACATTTCAGAGAATTCTGTGGACAGGAG AGGACTCAGTGCAGCTTAGAGCAGAGGCATTGAGAGGCAGCTTCACCGTGGTAACCAGACAAGAGATGTTGACCTTGAATGAGCATAGACCTTCCACTCGGGGCTTGAAGCGCCTGCACAGCGGTATAGACGAGGACCCAAGTCCCATTAAGAGAGGCAGGATTGGCAGTAACGAGATGACAACTTCTCCTGAAGGATCAGAAATGGAAAACCGACCCAGGGAAACAAATCCAGCAGCACAGCGGGCTGGAGAGACAAGCCCAGTTGTAACACCTATGGCTGGTTTCcaaagggcctacaagcctgttCAACTACATACCCTGCTGGCTAAGAGTGTAGGGAATaaagtgaccttaattcatcatcAGCCTGGTACAGGTGTTATCCGCCATGTTGGTCAGGCACAAAGCAAGGACTGTGCTTCTTCCATGCAAGCTACCAAACTTCAACCGTCTTTACCACAAAGCTCTCGATACCTACCACGACCAACAACACCAACATCTAAAAACTCACAGACGGTCCATACCACGCCCATACCAAAGAGCCCCATACAGGTTGTATACAAGATACCTGAGGGCATGGGTCTGGTCAGGAAAGATGGGAGCCCTGTGAAAATCGAAGTACAGCCAATCCTGGACCAGAAAACAGGGAATAAGATAATGCAACGAGTGGTCATCCTGCCATCGAACATGCTCATTCAAAAGTCGGAGGATAAAAGTCTGCCCCAGCAACTAAGGACTCTCCAGGTCCCAGCCTTTAAAGATTCCACTCCACTGTCACAAAGCTCTGGGTTCACCATGCCTCAACATCATGACAACCGGATCCTAACTCCCTCAACTACCATCTCTCCTAGGTTGCAGACATCTCTAACTCCAGGTTACAAGATTGTCCAACTCCCTGGTTGCAAAGCAAGTAGCACTACCCAAAATGTTATACCAAATAGATCCAACCCCGTCAGTGCGGCATCTACTGATCCAAGCAAACCTCCGGACCGTAAACAAGAGCTGAAGACTGTGTGCATCAGGGACTCGCAGTCCATTCTAGTCACCACTAGGGGGGGCAACACTGGCGTTGTCAAGGTGcagtcatctgaccagagtagacCTGGTTCGATACCTGCCAGCCCTGTCATCACCATCTCTCCACAGTTCAAAGCCTTCCTCGTGTCCAAGACTTTTCCACCTGCTGCCACTACAGTCCCTGTGGTCACCAGCTCACCTGTAGCCCAGTCGCGATCAGGACCTTCACTGTTACGGTCTTCAACTGTCACAAGTTCAACAACTACACGCCAGTCTCCGATCACTGCTGTCATTCCAATGGCCACAAGTCAGACCGCGGGTTCTGATGTTAACGTTGCTGTAAACCAGGGCTGCACTGTTTCTTCTACACTTGCTGTTAACACACAGCTACTTAAAAGCATTGTCACTGTACCTGGTAAACCAGCAGGTGCCACCCAGACGTCTCTGGTCCAGTGTGTCAACAAACCTGTTCTGAAAAGGGTAGGTCTAGATGAAAAGGGTAGGTCCCCCCCATTCACAAAGTTCATCCTGGTCTCTCCCTCCTCAAACATCACGTCTGTGGCTGCAACCAAAGTCACTTCCACCACGGCTCCCTCTGCTCTTCCAGGTCAAAGTTTCATGTTTATCAGCCAATCACCATCTACAGGTAATCCAAAACCGGCATCATCCGTGTCTGGACCCACCACACAATCGATACCCACTGAAGCAATGAAGATCGGACTCAACCTCGGTCAAGCTATTGGTAGCGCTAACTTCAGAGCTTTGAATAAGGTCCAGAGCATCAATCTGCTTCCAGGTTCTCAGATAAGGCTACCACAGCAGGCAAACCTTTGCAGGCCAGTTAGTGCACTCGCAcaatctactttaaaaaaaacatttgtatccGCCTCAAAGTCGGGCCTTCTTGCAACCCCATCGTCTCATATTGTCACTAGCACTGCACATTTGCCGTCCTCCACACTGCTGACTGGATCTCAACTACAAGTCATCCCTTCATCCTCTGTGATCCCCAATCTAATCAAGGTAGCTGGGCAGCCAGGGCCTTCTATAATCAGAGGTTTGATCTCCAGCAACACACCAGTGTCAGTCACTACACCGCTAAGCCCTGTCAAAACATCCCTCCTCACATCACCGGCGCAGGTTTCTCAGTCTCAGAACTCTGTCGGTGTCGCCACACCTGCTCAGATGCTAAACACTCCACAGTCTCCAACTGCCCCTATATCCACTCAGCAGTCCTCTCCAGTACAGCCAGCTGGTAATACCAATCCTGTCTCCAGCACCATCACCACTTTGCAACAAAAGATTGTCATCAACACCACTGCTACTCTTGCAGGCGGCACGCAGATTCTCCTCAACAACACCCGTTTTGTTGTTCCTCCTCAAGGCCTTGGGCCTGGCCAGCATGTCCTCATAATCTCCAGCCCTGCCGTGCCTGTGGCAGCTCCTAGTCCCAGGGGAGCGATCCCAGCCACCGGTGTACCACAAGGGCCAATGTTACCTGGGCTAGCCCTACCTGCACAAAGCCCCAGAATGGCCAGACCACCTGGGACACACCAGCCTCAACAAGCAGCACTTAGATCCCCAACCCTGGCAGCACCATCCACTGTGAAAGTTGGACCCTCTATCCCTGTTTCTTTCACTGTCCCTCGCCAGATGGTGGCTGTTCGAGCCTCACTATCgcccaccagcaccaccaccaacAGTTCTCCACAAGTTTCACACTGGCTCCCTGCTCCGGCCACCATACACACTCATGTGGTTGCAGCTCCACATTTAACTCAACCTGAAGGGATGGGCGGCTTCTCACTCTCTTCCCTGCCAGGAAGTCCCAGCGCAGCTCAAATGGCAGGAGTTGCACAGAGCCCATCAAAACAGCTCCCTTTGCACACAGCACTTGGTGTCAACACACCACTCAAAGCACAGCAGCTAATGTCATTCATGCAACCTATGGGAGTGGTCTCCAGGTCCAGGACACAGGTGCTGCCGGCGGTAGCTGTTCCCCCAATAGGGAGCACTGTCTCCAGGATGCAGACTCTACCCGTGGCAACCATACCATCCATCGGGAGTGCTTTCAGTAGCAAACAGGCGTCTCCTGTGGCAACTGTGTCTCCATCCAACTGCACTATAATCATGACACCAGCACAACCTATCAGGACGGTAATGTCGGCAGAGACTATCCGCATGCCCACTGTTTTATCCAATCCTCAGCAGCAGCAAATACTGGGCCTGGGCAAGCCCCCTTTGCAGCCTTTACAGGCACCTGCATCAGCAGTACAAACAACCAGCCCCACCACCAAGCTACTAGTGAGTCCTGATTGTGCCGTTTTAAATTTGGCTAGAGGCCCTACCACCATCACAGGCCTGCCAGAGATGGCTAACAAGTCTTTGGCTGCGTTGGTTGTTACTCCTAACCCCCCTGGGAGAGTGCCGTTGCCTAGCGCAAATACTGCCAATCCCTTAATGCCTACACAGGCTGAGTGA